In Palaemon carinicauda isolate YSFRI2023 chromosome 38, ASM3689809v2, whole genome shotgun sequence, a single window of DNA contains:
- the LOC137630196 gene encoding carbohydrate sulfotransferase 10-like — protein MKKRLKKPLIVLLVISVIGSVSYSLTYKGKQYVTENDLNHPEKLRVLRHYDSQPENHVENDKVNDIENVKDLALYDSPTNSGTAREEGFQIRDKTEETERTLDYVYGIKTIPAFGSEGSRLRENTINKIKKDKPFKSDEDIKQEQNRRRKVIEKVCKEFSVEKDIPEMNLPASHSIRLASKDRYIDRIKMNNFYLARSASSMTCLLNKVASTSVAVALLKSDGRAIPEWTENVSPHNAVTVLNPKTEAEFKFAKKHFFKFLLVRHPFERLLSAYRDKVERANHWSLKLFREHIIETLKNNSNSGNHPELISEHKHKHKGNDTHDASIHLNNNRERSNKQKIREEKFSTISRSIKNSTTTTETSHQKVILAGNYQGAISSEAVKLHMPRREIPSVKIPTDMSSFRYKRISPLAAVTFRDFLEYILLSKRTEDRFSSHWSPFWETCSPCSVTYDVIAKLESAEEDLQLVHERMGLTKNAILEGKLNKSPDSINSKQTTLASYYVQLDPTLIGRVYRRFVLDFHLFEYDILDVFRLAGHCRTSACNEMRDYL, from the exons ATGAAGAAACGATTAAAGAAACCCCTTATAGTACTATTAGTAATCTCCGTCATTGGGTCAGTGTCCTATAGTCTGACATATAAGGGAAAGCAATACGTAACTGAGAATGATTTGAATCATCCTGAGAAACTAAGGGTTCTCCGCCATTATGATAGTCAGCCCGAAAATCACGTAGAAAATGATAAAGTGAATGATATAGAAAATGTTAAAGATTTGGCGCTCTATGACAGTCCAACGAATTCTGGCACTGCCCGTGAAGAAGGCTTTCAGATTCGCGATAAAACGGAGGAAACAGAAAGGACATTGGACTATGTTTATGGCATTAAAACAATCCCTGCATTTGGATCTGAAGGATCTCGCCTTCGGGAGAACAcaataaacaagataaagaaagATAAACCATTCAAAAGTGATGAAGATATCAAACAAGAACAGAATCGGAGAAGAAAAGTGATAGAGAAAGTCTGCAAGGAGTTCAGCGTTGAAAAAGACATCCCGGAAATGAATTTACCTGCTAGTCACTCTATCCGTCTGGCGAGCAAAG ATAGATACATCGACagaatcaaaatgaataatttctACCTTGCTCGATCAGCCTCTTCCATGACGTGTCTTCTTAACAAG GTTGCGTCAACAAGCGTAGCTGTTGCCCTTCTGAAGTCCGACGGCAGGGCAATCCCGGAATGGACCGAGAACGTCTCTCCTCACAATGCAGTTACAGTTCTGAACCCGAAg ACAGAAGCTGAATTCAAGTTTGCGAAAAAGCACTTTTTTAAGTTCCTCTTGGTCCGCCATCCCTTCGAAAGACTCCTGTCAGCTTACAGAGACAAG GTTGAAAGAGCCAATCACTGGTCATTGAAATTGTTTCGAGAACATATCATTGAAACCCTGAAGAATAATTCGAATTCAGGAAATCACCCGGAGCTGATTTCCgaacataaacataaacacaaaGGAAATGATACCCATGATGCCAGTATTCACCTGAACAACAATCGCGAAAGGAGTAATAAACAGAAAATACGAGAAGAAAAATTCTCAACCATCTCGAGGTCAATCAAAAATTCGACCACAACGACTGAAACCAGCCACCAGAAGGTCATACTAGCTGGAAACTACCAAGGAGCTATTTCCAGTGAAGCTGTGAAACTGCATATGCCCAGAAGAGAAATCCCCAGTGTAAAAATACCTACTGATATGAGCAGTTTCAGATATAAGAGGATAAGTCCTCTAGCTGCGGTAACATTCCGAGATTTTCTGGAATACATATTGTTATCAAAGAGAACAG AGGATCGCTTCAGCAGCCACTGGTCACCCTTCTGGGAGACATGCTCGCCTTGCAGTGTCACCTATGACGTCATTGCCAAGCTCGAGTCAGCAGAAGAAGACCTTCAA CTTGTACACGAAAGAATGGGCCTAACCAAAAACGCCATCCTGGAGGGGAAACTCAACAAATCACCTGATTCCATCAATTCCAAGCAAACCACACTAGCCTCTTATTATGTCCAGCTAGACCCAACTCTCATCGGAAGAGTTTACCGGAGATTTGTACTGGATTTTCATCTCTTTGAATATGACATTCTGGACGTCTTTCGATTAGCAGGGCATTGCAGGACGTCTGCCTGTAATGAAATGAGGGATTACTTGTGA